Proteins encoded in a region of the Streptomyces sp. NBC_01471 genome:
- a CDS encoding M1 family metallopeptidase, with protein sequence MTTRRTVLQFGGAAVAAAAAVPVLGTPALARSFDPEPGSSGVGDPLFPTLGNGGYQVTHYDLTFDFTPVTYDFTAAVRISARATQDLSAFNLDTDGHTIDAVAVDGHAAPWELLAGSSGQELTVTPAHALHDGRPFTVEIRYHGNGKARRLGLNGWVFGSEGGFASAVQSSRADTFLPCNDTPSNKATWAFHISAPHGYVAAANGELLHRTPRADGSAVWHFALRERMPTELLGIAVVKGTYLYGSSHTGLPLRHIVPQGQEDTYAPIVARTADHLAWLEAKFGRFPFSTYGVHIYDGYTDALENQTLTLMGTNWFKPNADGDPTYENTMVHELTHQWFGDSVTPHDWQQAWLNEGPATYYAAVYSEERGWSVVADKMKAVYGTLDAVRAADGPPGLPKALGGANIYDGGALVLYALNQQIGQRAFDRVMREWVRRFKDSTYTSEKFIKHTVDVTGDRTLDRFLRDWLFGATNPPMPGHPDWKAAA encoded by the coding sequence GTGACCACTCGGCGCACCGTCCTCCAGTTCGGCGGCGCGGCGGTGGCAGCCGCCGCGGCCGTACCCGTCCTCGGTACCCCCGCCCTCGCCCGCTCCTTCGATCCGGAGCCCGGCTCCAGCGGTGTGGGCGACCCGCTCTTCCCGACCCTCGGCAACGGCGGCTACCAGGTCACGCACTACGACCTGACCTTCGACTTCACCCCGGTGACCTACGACTTCACCGCGGCCGTGCGGATATCGGCGCGGGCCACCCAGGACCTGTCCGCCTTCAACCTGGACACCGACGGCCACACCATCGACGCGGTCGCCGTCGACGGCCACGCCGCCCCCTGGGAGCTCCTCGCCGGCAGCAGCGGCCAGGAGCTGACGGTCACCCCGGCCCACGCCCTGCACGACGGCCGGCCGTTCACCGTGGAGATCCGCTACCACGGCAACGGCAAGGCCAGGCGGCTAGGCCTCAACGGCTGGGTCTTCGGCAGCGAGGGCGGCTTCGCGTCCGCGGTGCAGTCCTCCCGCGCCGACACCTTCCTGCCCTGCAACGACACCCCGTCCAACAAGGCGACCTGGGCCTTCCACATCAGCGCCCCCCACGGCTATGTGGCCGCGGCCAACGGTGAGTTGCTGCACCGGACCCCGCGCGCCGACGGCTCGGCCGTCTGGCACTTCGCGCTCCGCGAGCGGATGCCCACCGAACTGCTCGGCATCGCGGTCGTCAAGGGCACCTATCTCTACGGCAGCAGCCACACCGGTCTGCCGCTGCGCCACATCGTGCCGCAGGGCCAGGAGGACACGTACGCGCCGATCGTCGCGCGTACCGCCGACCATCTGGCCTGGCTGGAGGCGAAGTTCGGGCGGTTCCCGTTCTCCACCTACGGGGTCCACATCTACGACGGCTACACCGACGCGCTGGAGAACCAGACCCTCACCCTGATGGGCACCAACTGGTTCAAGCCCAACGCCGACGGCGACCCGACCTACGAGAACACCATGGTCCACGAGCTGACCCACCAGTGGTTCGGAGACTCCGTCACCCCGCACGACTGGCAGCAGGCCTGGCTCAACGAAGGCCCTGCCACCTACTACGCCGCCGTGTACAGCGAGGAGCGCGGCTGGTCGGTCGTCGCGGACAAGATGAAGGCCGTCTACGGGACGCTGGACGCGGTCCGCGCCGCGGACGGCCCGCCCGGACTGCCCAAGGCGCTCGGCGGCGCCAACATCTACGACGGCGGGGCACTCGTCCTGTACGCGCTCAACCAGCAGATCGGGCAGCGCGCGTTCGACCGGGTCATGCGCGAGTGGGTCCGGCGCTTCAAGGACTCGACCTACACCAGCGAGAAGTTCATCAAGCACACCGTCGATGTCACCGGCGACCGCACCCTGGACCGTTTTCTGCGCGACTGGCTGTTCGGCGCCACCAATCCGCCGATGCCCGGCCACCCCGACTGGAAGGCTGCCGCATGA
- a CDS encoding extracellular solute-binding protein, with protein sequence MPSSTPINRRALFRMGAGLGLGLAATPLLAACGDGGTAAKAETKSASLLPATAVRNIGLKPDLPGTAAGVPQAFYRYPASTPRATKGQILKGAKPVSAAMETFSPPPPARGKNAAWQAIEKLLGGKVDITAVPTDDYSTKFTTMVASDTLPDIFMYPETGGVDNKAAFLAAKCADLTPFLAGEKVKDYPNLAAIPQPAWQGGIFGGKLFGIPISRMGTGGAGFYRHDLFAEVGISSLDEISSLDRFVEVCKELTRPKKDQYAIIASATNLLAMSAGAPLYWRMDPKTGKFVTDLETDEFRLAIETARKLYKAGCYYPGTIGMSGAQKSQYTDMFKNGKGAYVYDGMPSYYTPSTGYVAAMASVDKKFDPRPITPFSDKAIAWMDNVALQNTHIKKASPERVKQLLALADFAASPFGSEEYTLMNYGVEGTDFTRDAKGNPILTKKGSQDVTVPWKMLASAVPAVFSTDTEKGVRYVHEAYAKMIPVMEQDPTLKVSSPTWDSKGYGSLYTLKLDGLKDIVSGRKPMSYYSQLTKEYLSKGAEQARHEFEEAVQKGKK encoded by the coding sequence GTGCCGAGCTCCACCCCGATCAACCGCAGAGCCCTCTTCCGGATGGGCGCGGGCCTCGGCCTCGGCCTCGCCGCGACCCCGCTGCTCGCCGCGTGCGGCGACGGCGGTACCGCGGCCAAGGCCGAGACCAAGAGCGCGAGCCTGCTCCCGGCCACCGCGGTGCGCAACATCGGCCTCAAGCCCGACCTGCCGGGCACGGCGGCGGGTGTGCCGCAGGCGTTCTACAGGTACCCGGCCAGCACGCCGCGCGCCACCAAGGGGCAGATCCTCAAGGGCGCGAAGCCGGTGTCCGCGGCGATGGAGACCTTCTCCCCGCCGCCGCCCGCGCGCGGCAAGAACGCGGCCTGGCAGGCGATCGAGAAGCTGCTCGGCGGGAAGGTCGACATCACCGCGGTCCCGACCGACGACTACTCGACCAAATTCACCACCATGGTCGCCAGCGACACCCTGCCGGACATCTTCATGTACCCGGAGACCGGCGGTGTCGACAACAAAGCCGCTTTCCTGGCGGCCAAGTGCGCCGACCTGACGCCGTTCCTGGCCGGTGAGAAGGTCAAGGACTACCCCAACCTGGCGGCCATCCCGCAGCCGGCCTGGCAGGGCGGCATCTTCGGCGGGAAGCTCTTCGGCATCCCGATCTCCCGGATGGGTACCGGCGGTGCGGGCTTCTACCGGCACGACCTGTTCGCCGAGGTCGGGATCTCCAGCCTGGACGAGATCAGCAGCCTCGACAGGTTCGTCGAGGTCTGCAAGGAGCTGACCCGCCCGAAGAAGGACCAGTACGCCATCATCGCGAGCGCCACCAACCTGCTCGCCATGTCGGCGGGGGCGCCCCTCTACTGGCGGATGGACCCGAAGACCGGCAAGTTCGTGACGGACCTGGAGACCGACGAGTTCCGCCTGGCGATCGAGACGGCGCGCAAGCTGTACAAGGCGGGCTGCTACTACCCGGGCACGATCGGTATGTCGGGTGCACAGAAGTCCCAGTACACCGACATGTTCAAGAACGGCAAGGGCGCCTACGTGTACGACGGGATGCCGTCGTACTACACGCCCAGCACCGGGTACGTGGCGGCGATGGCCTCCGTCGACAAGAAGTTCGACCCCCGGCCCATCACGCCGTTCAGCGACAAGGCCATCGCCTGGATGGACAACGTCGCGCTCCAGAACACGCACATCAAGAAGGCGTCCCCCGAGCGCGTCAAGCAGCTTCTGGCCCTCGCCGACTTCGCCGCGTCCCCCTTCGGGAGCGAGGAGTACACGCTGATGAACTACGGCGTCGAGGGCACCGACTTCACCCGCGACGCCAAGGGCAACCCGATCCTCACCAAGAAGGGCAGCCAGGACGTCACCGTCCCCTGGAAGATGCTCGCCTCCGCCGTCCCGGCCGTGTTCAGCACGGACACCGAGAAGGGCGTGCGGTACGTCCACGAGGCGTACGCGAAGATGATCCCGGTCATGGAGCAGGACCCGACCCTCAAGGTCTCCTCGCCCACCTGGGACTCCAAGGGCTACGGCAGCCTCTACACGCTCAAGCTCGACGGCCTCAAGGACATCGTCTCCGGCCGCAAGCCCATGTCGTACTACTCCCAGCTGACCAAGGAATACCTGTCGAAGGGCGCCGAACAGGCCCGCCACGAGTTCGAAGAGGCCGTCCAGAAGGGCAAGAAGTGA
- a CDS encoding right-handed parallel beta-helix repeat-containing protein, with the protein MNRRTTHRPAARRIGTALAAVAALLATAPLAQAARPTHTDTLYASPHGAGASCTHSRPCSLDGARDKARTLHGQHATVQLAGGTYTRSAALELTAADSGTTWTAAPGARPVLSGGRTVTGWTKTSGGAWTARVPDGITPRQLFVNGVRATPARGEACAASVCDATKTGMTGAKATGIADWKRPTDAEAVIKVRWRNYHCRIAGVSGDTMTFAQPCWTNSASGTDRTGPAWDSTTVDSTRYPGVAFFENAPELLDQPGEFVHDSATHTVTYLPRKGEDMRRATAVTPATEHLMTVDGAHDVSVRGIGFAYAAYHQPDTDEGYAGMQAGLTLTGATGPVDHSGRYYTKPSAALTVHGGRHVTVDGAAFTHLGGAGAILEAGTKDSGITRSDFTDLSSGAAYIGDTDPMPAPGLAGERNTFAHNTVTRAAVEYTDAAAVWAGYEAGLTIDHNSLDQLPYSGISVGWGWNQPDSQKSVLRDNRITDNRITNVMRVKDAQHDGGAIYTQGAQPGTVVSGNYINRSAYGNTERDGNGIYLDEQSSYITVENNVLTRLGYKWVSNWADYGIQNTARGNWTDTDTPPIAGTGSTMSDNHTRLEQLPAPALRIAAAAGAHRAPVEQLSPDLARTGTATQSSTNGAAAALAVDGDTSTDTRTLSEQGAWWQVDLGSVHHVGQIEIWNDASTTTSGFDVRTDHRTVHVAGKALRPTVLDLNTATRYVRIQLTGTGRVGLAQVAVHP; encoded by the coding sequence ATGAACCGCCGCACCACCCACCGCCCGGCCGCCCGGCGGATCGGCACCGCGCTCGCCGCCGTCGCCGCGCTGCTCGCGACCGCGCCGCTCGCACAGGCCGCCCGCCCCACGCACACCGACACGCTCTACGCGTCCCCGCACGGCGCCGGAGCGTCCTGCACCCACAGCCGCCCCTGCTCCCTGGACGGCGCCCGGGACAAGGCCCGCACACTGCACGGCCAGCACGCGACCGTGCAGCTCGCCGGTGGTACGTACACCCGCAGCGCGGCCCTGGAACTCACCGCGGCCGACTCCGGCACCACCTGGACCGCGGCGCCCGGCGCCCGCCCCGTCCTCTCCGGCGGCCGCACCGTCACCGGCTGGACGAAGACCTCCGGCGGGGCCTGGACCGCCCGGGTGCCCGATGGCATCACACCGCGCCAGCTCTTCGTCAACGGCGTCCGGGCCACCCCCGCCCGCGGTGAAGCCTGCGCCGCCAGTGTCTGCGACGCCACGAAGACCGGGATGACCGGCGCGAAGGCCACCGGGATCGCCGACTGGAAGCGCCCCACCGACGCCGAGGCCGTCATCAAGGTCCGCTGGCGCAACTACCACTGCCGGATCGCCGGGGTCAGCGGCGACACCATGACCTTCGCCCAGCCCTGCTGGACCAACTCGGCGAGCGGCACCGACCGCACCGGACCCGCCTGGGACTCCACGACGGTCGATTCCACACGCTACCCGGGCGTCGCCTTCTTCGAGAACGCGCCCGAACTCCTCGACCAGCCGGGCGAGTTCGTCCACGACTCGGCCACGCACACGGTCACATACCTGCCGCGCAAGGGCGAGGACATGCGGCGCGCCACGGCCGTCACGCCCGCCACCGAGCACCTGATGACGGTCGACGGTGCGCACGACGTCAGCGTCCGGGGGATCGGCTTCGCGTACGCCGCCTACCACCAGCCTGACACCGACGAGGGCTACGCCGGCATGCAGGCCGGACTCACCCTCACCGGCGCCACCGGGCCCGTCGACCACTCCGGCCGCTACTACACCAAGCCGTCGGCCGCGCTCACCGTGCACGGCGGCCGTCATGTCACCGTCGACGGGGCGGCGTTCACCCATCTCGGCGGCGCCGGCGCGATCCTCGAAGCCGGTACCAAGGACTCCGGGATCACCCGTTCCGACTTCACCGACCTGTCGTCGGGCGCCGCGTACATCGGCGACACCGATCCGATGCCCGCGCCCGGACTGGCGGGTGAGCGCAACACGTTCGCCCACAACACGGTCACGCGCGCCGCCGTCGAGTACACGGACGCGGCCGCGGTCTGGGCGGGTTACGAAGCCGGACTCACGATCGACCACAACTCGCTGGACCAGCTTCCCTACTCCGGCATCTCGGTCGGCTGGGGCTGGAACCAGCCCGACTCGCAGAAGTCGGTGCTGCGCGACAACAGGATCACGGACAACCGCATCACCAACGTCATGCGGGTCAAGGACGCCCAGCACGACGGCGGCGCGATCTACACGCAGGGCGCCCAGCCCGGCACGGTGGTCTCCGGGAACTACATCAACCGCTCCGCGTACGGCAACACCGAGCGCGACGGCAACGGCATCTACCTCGACGAGCAGTCCTCGTACATCACCGTCGAGAACAACGTCCTGACCCGGCTCGGCTACAAGTGGGTCTCCAACTGGGCCGATTACGGAATCCAGAACACCGCCCGCGGAAACTGGACCGACACCGACACGCCCCCCATCGCGGGAACCGGCTCGACCATGAGCGACAACCACACCCGCCTGGAACAGCTCCCCGCCCCCGCACTGCGGATCGCCGCCGCGGCGGGCGCGCACCGCGCCCCCGTCGAGCAGCTCAGCCCCGACCTGGCCCGAACCGGCACCGCGACCCAGTCGTCCACCAACGGGGCCGCCGCCGCACTCGCCGTCGACGGAGACACCTCCACCGACACCCGGACGCTCTCCGAGCAGGGCGCCTGGTGGCAGGTGGACCTGGGGTCGGTGCACCATGTCGGGCAGATCGAGATCTGGAACGACGCGTCCACCACGACGTCCGGCTTCGACGTCCGCACGGACCACCGGACCGTCCACGTCGCAGGCAAGGCGCTGCGGCCCACCGTGCTGGACCTGAACACCGCCACGCGGTACGTGAGGATCCAGCTCACCGGGACCGGACGGGTCGGTCTCGCCCAGGTCGCCGTCCACCCGTAG